Below is a genomic region from Brassica oleracea var. oleracea cultivar TO1000 chromosome C9, BOL, whole genome shotgun sequence.
AATAATAGGAAAAATTACAAATCATAAACATAAATGAATTAGGAAATAAACAAGTTGTAGCCGTCTCTTTCTCCTCCCCAAGTCTCGCGGCCGCCTCTCTCTCTCTAGAGTTGGGCCGTCTCTCTCTAAGTGTATGGGCTGGTTATGGATCGGACCGGTTATAGACATCCACCAAAATTTATAACATTCGTCAACTTTTTATATTAATTTGATAATAATACACACACAAATTGTGTAGAAACACTTAAATAAATTCCGGGTTGACCTTGAATCCTAATGTTTGAACAAACCTCCATTTCTGGGTGTAGATCCTGGCTTCGAATCTTATTGTGTACTGTGAACAAATCTCATGTGAATATGTTTGCACACACTGCTTCTCCAAGCAACATAACAAGCTACGTGTTATCTTTTCCAACGCTAGTGTGCATACAAAGTTGCAAACTAGTCTCCATCCAAAAGTGTCAACAATTTTTTTTCAGGCAAGACATAATCAAATAGCCTCCATTTAACAGTCAAGTATAGAAATATGAAAAGTGTGTCTATGCAAAATCGCAAATAATTTAATCCATCAAATGAAAACGCTAATATATTGTAGGAAAAATCCTCTCTTTATCCTCAAGACAAATAAAATCGAGAATTTGTAACAGTTGAGCACATATCCAGATATAGTCGAAGCTTTCTAAAGGAGAGCTTCAATGTCAATTTCCACGAAAGAGCACGGATCAGTGATGTCAAAGTTGTTCAAAACCTGGAGCAATAAAAAAACAATCAGAAACCAAACCGCTTGATATGCAGATTCCTTATAATCAAAACAAGATGGAGCAAGTGTACCTCAGGATGCACGATTCCAAAGTTACCAACATGTTTCCCTTTGCAAATGATACTGGCTTGTCTACCAGGTAAGAATTCAGGTTCCTTTCGCCGATTAGAGCAAAAAAATACAAGTTTAGAGTGTCTGCGTTTGGTAATCAAAGACAATGTAACTCGTAAAAAAACTTACTTCAGAGCGGTTTATACAGTATCCTATAATGTCACCGTCTGGTTTAAATGGGACTCCCATTACTTCCATGACTCTATCGACGAGGCCATGTATAAGCTGGAATCATACAGATAAAATTTTAAGCATCATCCATGGCTAAGACAACTGAGCTTGGAAAAATCTATATACCTCAAATCCAGAAGTAGCACCACAGTGTAGTGCAGCGAGATGGCGGCGATTGGATGCACCGACGTCTTTTGTTTCGTCCAATAAGGTCACGTCCCCTATTTCATAAATCTTGAAACAACAATAAAAAGAGAAATTGATCAAGAGACTTCAAATTCAGGTATGGTAACAGGAGAAAGGAAAGTAAACCAAAGAGGTTACTACCTTGATAGGTTTAGGGTGCTTATTGTTAGAACCAACTGTCTTCAGTATTCCATGCATTAGCCTCGTTCTTACCACCTGTTCAATGAAACATAGTAACCAGGATGCAGGAAAATGGCCAATGAGTATATGAATAAAGGTTTTGGAGAGGTACCTCGAAATCAGCACCACGTGGGTTCCCAATTATAACAGCTGAATTGTCATCTTCTCTGTTTAGCAATTCAAAGTTTTCCTTGTGCGAGCACAGTATCCATGTCAGAACCTCGGTGTACACATTCATCGCAATCTAAAAAGTGCCAAACATGAATAAGATTTACCCTCTGTGAGATATAAACGCTTTACTGTAATGGGATATAAACGAAGCAAGTGAAAGTGCTCGTAACCTCTAATCTGAGAAGATCGGTGAGCTCATTCAAAGGCAGAGGTTTTATCGAAGCAGGCATTCTTGTTGGGATGTTATTGTAACCATAGGCAATGGCGACATCCTGGTGAAATATAGCCAAAAGCTATTAATGATGACGATGACATGATCAACGAATAAAGGTCTAGTTATAAAAAAGTTACCTCCATAACATCACAAGGGTGGAGCACGTCGCTTCTGCTTGGGGGTACATGAACCTTTACGAGACATTGGCCCTCACTAGACGTTGATCTCTCAGCACGCAACTGCATTCGGTTCAGCAGACTTGTAACCTGGAAGGTTACACACAGTACAAAAGGATAAGTATCACATGGGGCCTCAAAGAGAAAGAAACACACACAGCAATAAAAAGGAGAATCGCTTTTAATACCTCTTCCACCTCCAAAGAGACTCCCATTAAGTCAGTGATATAAGAGAGAGGAACTTCCATATCGTAGACAGCTAGATCCGGACAGATGTATGACTCTCCGCTGTCATATTTCACCTCAACAGGCTCAATCTCAAATTTCTTCTCACAATATTCAGAAAAGGTTGTAACCTGAAAAAAACAAAGCGGGATGGTGAATGATCATTGAAACATTGTTCATTGAAGTATAGTGAATGTTGACTTGTCAACCGCATTACCATTGTATTCAAAACAATCTTGGCCTTGGTCAAATCAGTTGCTGTGCATTCAATGAACACATTCTTTGTCTGCAGGCTAATTGCTGAGTGTGCACCATTGATAATGGGTGGCAAGGACAACACCGTTCTGCAAATGTTAACCTTCATTAGTTTCAGTTGATACAAATAGTTTACTGCGAAGAACCATTAAATACCTTTTACTGTCGTATAAAACAGGGAAGACGGGTGAGCTCTCAATTATGTGTAGATACTTCTTCAACTTCAAATCGGACTGCAAAAAAAAGAATCAAAATAGTCATTAATAAGGTATTTCTTGAGAACGGTTTTAGTCGGAGTAAATATTCAGACTCACAAAATTTCGTTAAGGATTTACCTTATAGAATTCAATTAGTTCGTCAGCCCTGAAGCTCTTAGTCTGTACCAAGAGATTGGTATTGGTATTAGCCAGGGTAAAAAAATACAAAACCATCTTTTATAAGATGTTATCATAAAAAAAGAACATGTGCGATAAAACTATCTGTCCTTACCAGCATGTTGATGCAAATGCTATAAAAAGCTAGAAATAAAATTTCACATCAATACAAGTAGCAGAGAAAGGTATCTTACTTGCTTCAAAGGTACAAAATTTACATCCTTTGGCGACAAAGCCTGAAAATAAGAAGCAAAGAGCACAGTATCAATGGCCTATCCTAAAAGCACATATAGAAAGAAATATTGTATATAAGTTTGAGCATCATTTCAGCTACAGAAATGACACCAAACAAGAACAGTAGAGGAAGAGTAGAAGATAAATAACAAAAGTGTAAAAGAGAAGAAAACTCACCTCATATGTGAAAGGGCCCTGTAATGTATCCAAGTCATGAGTTCCAATAGCAACCAGGGATCTTCGCCTGAATTATGCAGTGACGATAAACGAATATCACATAGATGGCAGAGAATATTGGAATAAATGTAAAGGTAATACACAGAGATACATTTGCAGCTAACAGCAGATTGTATTTGAAACTGAAAAATAACATATATACCTGCAAATGTTCTGATGAAGCTTGTCCTGAAGATCGATAAAGCTGTTGTAACGAGCCTCATCGAAGGTTACCCCTCTTAAAACAGCACAGACAACAAAAGGGCGAATCTGAGATGTCTGCAGAATGAAAAAAAACATTAGTAACACAGAAAAGAAAAGCAAAAGGAGGTTGTTAAGATAGATATACACACCTGATCAGATCTAACATTCATCCTAAGCATACTGTCCTTGCCGACGTCAGAAAGCCTGTATGTAGGTATCTCCTGCTTCTTGTTGAAAATGCGAAGAGCTTGAGCAATCCCCTCAAGGCAGAGCAAATCGTACCTGCAATGATTATTAAGATGTATCAGACTCTTCATTATCAGAAAATGCAGATGGTTTTATTTACCTGTTGGCAGGAATATCAATCTTGTAGATGGTTTCTTCGTCTTTACCAGCTTCTTCTTCGATATGTTTTTCCTTCCTGATTATTGCTTTCTCAGTTGTCTAGTCATCATTGCACCAAAAAAAAAAAAGAAGAAACTAATCAGTGGAAAAAAAACAAATTAACCACGAAACCAAACAGAGAGAGAGAGAGGCACTGATGCACTCACAACATCATCAAGCTCAATACCGAAACGGAAACACAGATCATCAAACTCTTCCCGAGCTACACAGTTAAAAAAAAACATAACGGAATCAAACAAACAAGAAGTGAGAAAAAAAAAACACAAGTTGTGAGGACTGAAGAAGGAAGATTTTGTTAGGGTTTACTGTAGGATTCTCCAAGAGCAGCGAACAAACGATCTCTTCCGACATTAACCGTAGGCATTGTCGGATTATTTCCTGCGGAAGACAAAAAAAGATGAAGAGCTTAACGCTCGATTTTGGTTCGCCAGATTGAAATTTTCACTCTAATTAGGGTTTAAGACCGCAAAATTCAGCTGTGATAAGATAAGATCTGAGTATATCAATGGATCGAGAGAGAACGTATCCCACAAGTAGCAATCGATATAGTTTTCGATACAGATAGCCTTACGAATCCAACTAGTTGATCAGCACGAGATATTGGTGAGAGATTGAACGGAGACTTACACGCTAAATTTGGCCGGGGGGTGTTGAACCGCGGCGGCGGCGGCGATGCAATGAGGATAGGGATACGCGCGAGTGGAGAGACTGAGGTGAGACGGAATGAAAAAAATAAAACGAGACTTTCTTTAGGTTTAATAAATAAATGTATTTTTTCGTTTTGCTTAGCGTTAATTAATTAATCCACGTCACTACATTATAGAGATTCGGTAGATTATTATTTAGGTGGGCTGGGCTGGGCAGAGCAGGTTGAGAAAATAGACAAAAAAAAAAAAAATCATAAACCTTACCCAATAGACAATAGTCGAAAGGGCTTATTTGCCGAATAAACAAAAAATAATAATAATTAGATTTTTGGTAAAAGTTTAGAGAGATATACCAAGAGAAATAAGGATAGAGAAGATGTTTTTGATTAGATAGTGGGTTTCTGTTTTTTTTTTTATGGTTATAGGGGCAGATATCCCTAGTTAAAAAAACCAGTGTATATATGGTCCTTTAATCGGAGAAAAAGTTGGACTGGCCAGCTTTCGCATCAAAAATTGAGTTGTTCTATAGACTACAAGAATACTTCGAAGACGTGAGCCTGATTTATATTCTTCGGATTAGAAATGGTCGTATAGACTCATTAGCGAGAGAAGCGAGGACCAGAGGATACATCTTGTCCCAAATAAATTAGATACAGAAAGACGAAAATGCTCTTCTGAGAATTGACTCGTCTAACCAACACTTGATCTATAGTTTAAATGGATAGCTGACAAAAAAATTGGACAAAAGAAATATTACATAAATTTAATAAATTTGTTATAAATTAAGCATTGAAATAATCATCCACTTCTTTACCAAACTCAAGCACTATGATCATCCACTCCTTTACCAACTCAAGCACTATGATCATCTACTCATCAAACACTATGATCACCCACTCATTTACCAAATTAAGCACTATCTTTGTTATTTTATGTATTGTTGTTCACTATAAATACCATCACTCATCTCACTCTTTTGTACACCAAAAACAAGAACAAGAGTTTATAATCAAAGAACCATTACATCTTCTTCTTCTTTCTTATAATAAACTCTCTCTCTTATACTAGTGTTATTTGCTTCCTACGGNNNNNNNNNNNNNNNNNNNNNNNNNNNNNNNNNNNNNNNNNNNNNNNNNNNNNNNNNNNNNNNNNNNNNNNNNNNNNNNNNNNNNNNNNNNNNNNNNNNNNNNNNNNNNNNNNNNNNNNNNNNNNNNNNNNNNNNNNNNNNNNNNNNNNNNNNNNNNNNNNNNNNNNNNNNNNNNNNNNNNNNNNNNNNNNNNNNNNNNNNNNNNNNNNNNNNNNNNNNNNNNNNNNNNNNNNNNNNNNNNNNNNNNNNNNNNNNNNNNNNNNNNNNNNNNNNNNNNNNNNNNNNNNNNNNNNNNNNNNNNNNNNNNNNNNNNNNNNNNNNNNNNNNNNNNNNNNNNNNNNNNNNNNNNNNNNNNNNNNNNNNNNNNNNNNNNNNNNNNNNNNNNNNNNNNNNNNNNNNNNNNNNNNNNNNNNNNNNNNNNNNNNNNNNNNNNNNNNNNNNNNNNNNNNNNNNNNNNNNNNNNNNNNNNNNNNNNNNNNNNNNNNNNNNNNNNNNNNNNNNNNNNNNNNNNNNNNNNNNNNNNNNNNNNNNNNNNNNNNNNNNNNNNNNNNNNNNNNNNNNNNNNNNNNNNNNNNNNNNNNNNNNNNNNNNNNNNNNNNNNNNNNNNNNNNNNNNNNNNNNNNNNNNNNNNNNNNNNNNNNNNNNNNNNNNNNNNNNNNNNNNNNNNNNNNNNNNNNNNNNNNNNNNNNNNNNNNNNNNNNNNNNNNNNNNNNNNNNNNNNNNNNNNNNNNNNNNNNNNNNNNNNNNNNNNNNNNNNNNNNNNNNNNNNNNNNNNNNNNNNNNNNNNNNNNNNNNNNNNNNNNNNNNNNNNNNNNNNNNNNNNNNNNNNNNNNNNNNNNNNNNNNNNNNNNNNNNNNNNNNNNNNNNNNNNNNNNNNNNNNNNNNNNNNNNNNNNNNNNNNNNNNNNNNNNNNNNNNNNNNNNNNNNNNNNNNNNNNNNNNNNNNNNNNNNNNNNNNNNNNNNNNNNNNNNNNNNNNNNNNNNNNNNNNNNNNNNNNN
It encodes:
- the LOC106312948 gene encoding probable phenylalanine--tRNA ligase beta subunit, whose product is MPTVNVGRDRLFAALGESYTREEFDDLCFRFGIELDDVTTEKAIIRKEKHIEEEAGKDEETIYKIDIPANRYDLLCLEGIAQALRIFNKKQEIPTYRLSDVGKDSMLRMNVRSDQTSQIRPFVVCAVLRGVTFDEARYNSFIDLQDKLHQNICRRRSLVAIGTHDLDTLQGPFTYEALSPKDVNFVPLKQTKSFRADELIEFYKSDLKLKKYLHIIESSPVFPVLYDSKRTVLSLPPIINGAHSAISLQTKNVFIECTATDLTKAKIVLNTMVTTFSEYCEKKFEIEPVEVKYDSGESYICPDLAVYDMEVPLSYITDLMGVSLEVEEVTSLLNRMQLRAERSTSSEGQCLVKVHVPPSRSDVLHPCDVMEDVAIAYGYNNIPTRMPASIKPLPLNELTDLLRLEIAMNVYTEVLTWILCSHKENFELLNREDDNSAVIIGNPRGADFEVVRTRLMHGILKTVGSNNKHPKPIKIYEIGDVTLLDETKDVGASNRRHLAALHCGATSGFELIHGLVDRVMEVMGVPFKPDGDIIGYCINRSEEPEFLPGRQASIICKGKHVGNFGIVHPEVLNNFDITDPCSFVEIDIEALL